Part of the Benincasa hispida cultivar B227 chromosome 12, ASM972705v1, whole genome shotgun sequence genome is shown below.
TGAGGCACTAAAGattgcaacatatatccttaatagggtaACCTAGTAAAGCAGTAGCTAAAACCCCTTaagaaagaagcctagtattaggcatcttcacatctgGGGTTATCCAGTTGAGGCTAGGCCTTACAGgcctaataaaagaaaattacactcaagaactattagctgCTATGTTGGGTTTCTGAGCACTCTCGGGgttacaagttttatgatcatactttagatcattgtttgagatgGAAAATGCTAGATTtcttgaggatgttgagtttgaagggaagataacataaggaaagttgtctttgaagaggaattagtttcttttcctcaaatagttataaatgatgttcaggctccaattcctgacttcattgaaccaattatagaacaagacaataTTGAAGTCCTCgttgttgaacctgaagttcaaactcaacaacctcaagaagtgCTACTATGAAGATCTAATtgagagagaagaagtgcaatttcaaatgatatattgtgtttcttcaagaacactAGGATGATACAggcgtaatggaagatgatctaacaacttccaacaagctttacaaagttctaactctaaAAAATGGATAAgtgctatggaagaggaaataaaatccatgcaAGACAATGACGTTTAGGAACTTTTTGAATTCCCATCAGGAatgaaacccataggttgtaaatggatatttaaaaccaaaagggattcagATGGCAATATTgaaagatataaggctcgtTTTGTTGCAAaaggttttactcaaaaggaagaaATTGATCACAAAGAGTCTTTCTCTCTAGTTTCATTGAAATACTCTTTTAGAATAATCATGGCACTggtagcttattttgagttaaaGCTACACCAGATGTATGTAAAGGCTTTATTTCTCAATAGGAACATTGATAAGACGATTTATATGGTACAACTAGAAAACTTTGTGTCTAGTAATTCAAAGTCAACGGtgtacaaattaaagaaatccatctacAGTCTCAAGCAAACCTCTCGTaaatggtatcacaaattccatgaagtgataaactcctttggttttgaggtgaatatagtggaagattgtgtatatcacaagttcagtgggagtaaatcaatctttctgtTGTTATATTTCGATGACATATTCATATcaagtaatgatgtaggtttactgcatgacactaagagatttctcaaaaagaattttgaaatgaatgatcttggtgatgcttcttttgtattagggaTTGAAATACTACGAGAttgttctcaaggtattttgagattgtcacaaaagaactacattgaaaagattttgagtagatttgacatgaaagattgCACACTAGGGATACCCTGATCgttaaaggtgataaatttcatttaggtcaatatCCCAAGACCATACTTGAGACTATGGAGATGtagaaggttccctatgcatcggctgttggaaATCTAATGTACGCTCAAGTATGTACATTAGACATGAAGTTTCTGATTGTTAAAAAAAGAGTTCAGAATGATCGAATTTtgatagaacacataggaacaaacttCATGATGgtagatccattgactaaaggtttaccacctaaaagtttttcatgagcatgttgctcacatgggtgttagtcacttttctgattctATGATTTAGTAGaagtttgttattgaggatattctttgaccttattttgcttattttttatatagaataaagttgatggtgtaagttttattatttgaacttATTTATCATGCATGCAATTTTGCATAAAGTTAtaagaatgatctcactaagAATTTGGACCAGTTCAAAAcaggcatgatctagatcactttgcatgtagtttctaTGCTATCCATCCacacttgatctatgtcattgaatgtattagaattggtgatcaaggaaggtttagttacaagggtagtgacaaaagccgccttgattccgtgctaatataggagatggaccagattgaactaaaggggaattctattattgaaataacctatTTATGTGTGCTTGacgtttatgtgatttaattatatcaggtaCACAGACATaccccaagtgggagattgttagatatatttaaataataatatgtttaattaaagtatgggctatgtatgtagattaataatttattacatTGGATTACTTTATTGGATTGGGtcatattatgtgatctaattaattaaaaccctagattcctaatgtagtatggacttaatgggtagaagcccatTCCTAGTCAATTAAAGTTTAATGGTAAccttaattgaactagtatataaagaataAGCGCTCAGTCTTTCTTAACCTTAATTGAactatggtccccaatataccaaaacaataagcgcTCAGTCTTTCTTAAATCTCATATAGAaagagatcccactaagggcattcaAAGTTTTGGTTGAAGACGACTATAGTCATCTTAAAGCCATCGTTATCTTGAAGCTATTATCAATCACAATGATATTCAgtatgttatttattcttgacaatttagtacaatgatcctagggttaaatctattcaatatagatttaaatatttacgttatcataaatatttttgagatttttctatttataagaatttttctttttttttttcctagaaAATATTCAATAAAATGTCTTATATGTAGAGATTGATAAACCGAtaggaaatcaaatttatttataacgtataaagattaaattgtaaaaattgacACTTagttttgatgaaaatttttatAGTAGGAACTAAAtcgttatagattttaaaatacatatataaattattacTTACTAAAAAGTACTGAATTGTTataaagttataaatatagggactaaatgtagtaaaaaaaaaatatagaactaAATCATTACGATTAAAATTTaagggggtgtttggctcaccaacacgAGTTGCGTTAAGTAGGTATAATAtccaactcattgtttggcccaccaactttaaatattggtagagttgagttggtatattttaccaactcaccccaaccCTCCTTTCTTCCCATGTCTTCAATAGCTCAACCCATCGGCTACTCTCACACTTCGAGAACTAATTCAgggctttgacaaccacctccaatgaaaactccaacgaccaattttgggctccgacaaccaactcgaTGACAATTTTGGCGACGAAATCTggactccgacaaccacttCCGATGACAGCTCCAGCGACCAACTCCAAGATCTGACAACCTTCGCATGACCAACTTCAGAAACTAATTCTGaccttcgacaaccacctctggtGATCCAAATTCAACGACCACCTTCACGCTACCAACTCTGATGACCAATTAGCTCCGATAATAAACTCTGACTACAAActccgatgaaaatcacctttgatgatcacctttgagcgagcaactctgacaaccaactccgggctttgacaaccaccttcgacaaCAAACTTtaacaaccaactctaataccaccttcatgcgactatGGTCTCCGATAGTCACCTCTGACTACAATCTCCAGCAAAAATCATATTTGATGGTCAAATTTGACGACCACTTTCACCTGACCAATTTTGGGATTTgaaaaccaccttcgatgataaacttcgacaaccaacttcaatACACATTCATGCAACCAACTTCAAGCTCCGAAACCACCTCTAACTAAAAACTCCAgtaaatttagaggaaatgaaagtaaaattattgaagaaatgtggtgacatttcATTGGTTGTTACAATGATGGGgaagatttaattaaataaattcatgacatagtaaaaatatagagcaacaatatgaagaagaagaaaaagaagaagatgataataaaattcattaagaaaaattagctagaatgaaaaattttgattttactttggtttatcattttatttaaacatatttctacaagaaatgtaatgagttaattgttgttcattgtccaaaacagaaagaaagaaagaaagaaaaattttaaaaattaaaagaaaaaattgcaatctatattttatttaaacaaaaatggaTAGAATGATTGaatacaaaaatttcaaaacaaaaatagtaattatacaaacatattattgaataaaaaagttaaaaaaaactgCATCAAATATCTTGATATATGAACTCTGCGTCATAAACACATATATATGAATTCAAACTAAATAATTCTGCACCTTAAACACGTCTCGAATCTGTGCTCAAAACAACCCTTAAGAGCTAAATTGTTATTGAACAACCCGAGTTAAATGGTTATATTGGTAGAAGTTTAGGGacaaaaatttatcttttgaaaaaaaataataaaaaaagaagaaaatattgaaGTAAGAATTAAAACTGGGCATTGTTTCTGGTGGAACAGAAAATCACTGTCTAAAAGAAACGCAGGTTCAGTTCGGTGAAGTGGATAAGTGCGACGAGAAAGAATGCAAATAGCCGCTACGAACTTCTTTCTTACTACAAATCCCAAGGTAAATCATCCCTTCACTCCGGCTCAATTTGTGTTTCTCTTACCTTTTTCGGTCAACTTTCAGAGAATAATATTCCGTATTCAATCCTTAATCCATGGAATTTTTGTGTATATTATTGAGCTATATTGAGTGAGCAGGGGAGAACAGAGGTAGCAAGGAATAACACTAAATATTGTGTATCGGCTCAGTACAATTTGTGCTAACATAGCTGTTGGTTTTCTGGGGGAAATATTAGAAGAGGAAAAAATCCCACATGGGAATGGTCATATAAAGTGATGGATTTCAAATGTTATGAAATGGTATACTTACTCGTCttagttgaaaatattttaagttttgatatattataataactCTAGTTAAATTTCTTTTGGGTGTTAAATTACTCAATTCCATCGATTTTAATAGTGTTCATTTTTTATCTATCGAGAAATTTAATCTCTCTCTTTTGCACATTTATTAAGAGATTCCATCTTCATAATTCTACACCTCAAATACAGACTTTCTAACTTCCAACATATTAACACAAACTTTATAACTCAACTGAATGTTCGAAACACCCTTTGTCTGTTGTTTCCTTTGCGAGGGGGCAAGGAGGGTTTCAACGGTATTAAagtgaaagtttttttttttcttgtaattgGAGTCGGAGGAGAATTCTACCTGTTGATAATTTTTGtggagttcttttttttttttttttttttttttttttttcttttgggagcgtatttttttgttttccagTTTGAGAGTTTTCCATGTATGTTATTGTGCTTATTTGATTGTAGTTAATTACTTGCGTTATTTTTCCGTTTTGCTTCTTCCTGCTGTGGGAGTGAGTttttcattttccctttttcttttttccgtCTAGAAGTTGCTGCCAACTGATCCctagaaaattgattttggttCTGAGGATCAGTACTATTTATTCATTGAGAGAGGTTTCTGGTTGAATAACTTGAATTCAATCTGTGAAAGCATATAGCAGTTGTGTCCCAATTTTCCACTTATTTGGCATTTTGGCTTTGTCTGGTTATTGTGTCTACCATGTAAATATCAAGAAGGTTGCTCTGCATGGAGTTTTGTGGCACTCCATGAAGGAAAAGGATGTTGTTTCGCGAGAAAGGTGGTTTAATATTGGTATACTGGATATTTGGCTTCTGGTAGTTGACTGGCTTGCAAGTAGACATATTGAAGTTAGCAATATTTGCTTGAAGTAGGAGTATTTTGTGTGGTAAGTTTTTGCTTAAAGACCAAAAACATGCTTTTTATGTCCTCAAAAGCAAGAACTGCAATGAAAGAGCATGACTTCAGACATCTAGGATGGGTGACATGTACAGTCAGCTAAGTAATGACATAGCTTCATTTATACACAAACAGTTGTCTGGTTCCATGTTTTGTGGGTTATGCTCGTTTGTTTGCGCATGAGgtagttttatatttttattaattttttgaatgGTTGGTTTGTATGATCTTAGATTCTCTTTCATTTTCTACTGTTTCTGATGACGGTGTCTCTGTTTATATTCATCTGAAGTTTATTCATTCTTATTCAACCTTCTTTCTTAATTGTAGGTTATATATCATAAGCAGACAGCAGATTACTTTACTCCAAAAGTCACCTGCATAAATGTGTCTTTTCCCAGTCAAATGGGATACGGTAGCAGAAAATTTTCTTTGAGGtaatttccatttaatttgacCAAATTATGTTTCTTATAATAAGCCAAATTATGAATGATTGTGTCCCAAATTAGAAGACTTTAGCATCTAATTGATTCTCTGAACTTTTCTTTCATATGATGAAGCTGATTGGCTAACCTTCGAAGTTTACAAAACATATAAACTCATAATAGACTAGCTTTACTGGAAAATTTTGACATCTAATCTGCATGTACGTATAAATGCTCATTATCTGCTTCATTTTTCCTCAATTGGATGCTTCAAATCCCGTCTTGTCATTTAGTCACTAAAAACAGGAAGTTAACGTGTAGTATCATCTGAAATCACCAATTCACCATCAAGACGATCACTACATTTTTggatataatttttcttttgtggATGAAAGAACCAACTTTCATCTAAATGAAACTACAAAAAGGGCCACAATAACCAGGAACATActaaaatagaattaaaatattgaatGCCAACCATGGAATCCCCAAAAACAAACAGCAGCACATGATGAAGCTGATTGATCGTTCGTAGTTGTTGTTTCTGGTATCAACTATGAAATCCCCCAAAACAGAGGCACATGATGTTGCAGCTTCTGATCCTGGTTGTAAACAGACCCAACAGTTAAAAAGATGAACAATAACACACAAACACAAGCTTGAATTCACCATGAAATAACTTCGATTCACATTTAATTTGATAGTTCAAGCTGCCACAATTCATTTATAGGGAGAAGAAAGCAATTTTGAAATGCCATTGCCTGACTTGAAGTTGATGAAAATGACATGTTTGGTTCTGTGTTCAAATGTAGAGATTAGAGATAGTGTTATGTCATATAGAAATGAAATTCATTCTTATCATCAAGAAACATGTTGAAAAAATGTCATTTAGTATTTTCTAAGCTACATGTCGGCCGATCTCCAAATGGAATATCGGTTGGGCTCTTGGGTCATATGGAAAGGGAATGGGATGCCCTCATACCACATAGTCTCATATTGAGCACAAAAggttaaatcattaaaaaaaaaagaagataagggAGAAGGGGAGAAAGAAGAAGGTAGAAGGAGAGATGAGGaggagagagaggagagagaatgggaagagaaagaagaaatttattttattttattttcatttaattaaaaatgtcgTATCATCATTTAaagtattaaagatataaatatattttttgaaacagaaacaaaatttttcaatgatgaaatgaaaaaagtctaatgctcaaaatacaatGAAACTTAATAAGCCAAAGTAATTATAGAAAGAGGGGATCAACAGGGTACATCAgaatatctcaactaggttgacacatcCCTAGCGCCATCATCATGTCCCAATAgaaaaccactataaaattcaCCAATGAGGAGACTGCAAGTTCCCAATAGTTACAAATACAAGGGACAAAGTCAACTAATGGATAAATAgtcaaaacataattaaattggaGAGATGAAAgcattctaatttaaataaatatcttGTGTGGAGTAATCTTTGAAGACTTTGGATTGAGAGCACCATGTGGAGGCTAAGAGGTGAGTTGAGCCAAAGCGATCTGACCAAACTGTAGATTTTTCATGAAAACCCCTCTGATTTCATTCAAACCAAATTTATGAGAGCAAGGCCTTGACAGCATTTGACCATAATAATTGAGCTTTATAAGACATGAGAGATCCAACCAAGATTTGAAGCAAGTGATCCCGAGCTGTATTGATTGGAAGCCAATGAAGGTTAAAAAGTGAAAATAGTTTCTGCCAGCAGTGTCTAGAAtaagaacaataaaaaaataagtgttGCAAATCCTCACTGTTTGTCAGGCATAGAGGGCAGATGGAAGGTGAAATGTAATGTGCTTGAAGCTTGTTCTGTAGTGAGGCCTAACAATTGAAAGAACCATTCAACAGAATCCAAACGAGGATATTGATCCTTTTGGGACTCTTTGATTTCCATTGGGCCTGGAAAATTTCCTTTGCAAGGTGGCAAGTGTTTTGACAAGGACTTCACTGAGTATTTGCCGGAGGAGTCTAAGGACCAAATTCTATAGTCTTGTGAGTGGGGTAATTGTTTCTCTTCAAGGCTGTTCATCAAATTCGTTAAAAATATTACTTCAAACAACTATTCTTAAAAATTCGAGGATTAAAAAGAGTATATTTCAGAACTTTAGAGTCAAACACACCTATTACTGAAAACAGGAACTAGAAAGGTATTTTCCTTTGAACATTTTATGGATTCAGAAATTAGTATGCAATCCAGTGAGTGAGTTATTAGTATTAATTAGGGAGGAAATAGTACTCATGGTTTGAATTAAAAACCATATGCTTCTAGGCTAAAACATTTAAGCAAATAAGTTATTGCAGACTTATTGGTATTTTTAGTATATTATTAATACTTTGAGATGAATGAACCCAACAATAAATCATTAACACCATCGGCATGATGGTTAGATTTTTATTTGGAAATATTTCGATTGTTTAAAAAGACATATTAACATCGTTTGTTGCCGCTTCATCTAATTGAGATTGCATGTACACCATTTCAACTGCCCAACTGACATGTGTAGCCATAATCATTTGTATGGTTTTGAAAGACAAGTAGGAGTTGACTATGTTCctaattctaaaaataatttgttCACTCAACAGTAAAAATAACAGATATCTTCCAGCTGCTTGTGCTGTGTTATCAGGTTATAATACACTTCCTTCTGTTCCAAGagtaatttcaaaattttccatttgTATAAGGACTATGTTGGATAAAACTTCTAATTTTATTGTGAGCAGAAGACGTGAGTgtttcttcttctcagtttgAAGACTTTTCCGTCACTAATGCTACTAATACAACCGAGAATAAAGAACTAAAGGTATGAAGCAGGGTGAGTTTTTTATTCTCAGATTCCTTGGGTCTATAACCCTCGGATTTCTTTTGTTCGTTTAAATCCTATTTGGATTTTcaatttatagtttttttttttagcctaaactttcaaatattATGTTTTAGTTACTTCACTTTTAGAAATTCTATTTAGTCCCTAAAAGCTATTCTAGTCCTTCCCATCAATAATTCATtagtcattaaaaaaaattacttcatTTCGAAATCCATAATTGAACCTACTAGTGGCCAATCAACCAGTCCACCACAGAAATCACTCTTCTGGTATGTAAGTAAGAGAtatacccattttagggattgaAATAGAATATTTGAATGTCTAGAGTCCAAAATGAGTACGAAAATTCAGGTTTAAAGTTGGATTTAAACCTTTGTTATATTATGCACAACAATTTTATGCAAATTTAGGAACTCTTATTAttaccatagtttttttttaaaaaattttttttttttggagtttgCAACCAGATTCGTGTTGAGGTGTCTGGAGCCAAAACTCGAGCAATTTTCAACAACGTGTTTGACAAAATGGTTGCTGAGGCCCAGCCTATTCCAGGTTTTAGAAGAGTGAAAGGAGGTAATATCCAGAGCCATTTTTCTTATTTGAGGTGCTCATtgtcttcattttcattttctcaaaaccATCAGAACAATGTTGCTGGCACCATTGATATCTGGCGAGTTGTTGTGAATACGCATGTTTAAGGTTATAGGTGATCGTGTTGTCTTCATCTTAGAGAGATGGAAATGTTACTAAACGACCCCTTAACAACCAGAGAACCGCTTCCTTTAATTTGTTTCTcacattgttttctttttttcttttcctttccaatTTATTTCATTGGACTTGAACAATGGTGCTCTGCATTGAATATCAGGAAAGACGCCAAACGTTAGTTCTCTTTCCTTTCAACCTCTTGATTTTCAGGAAGTAACTACTGACAATCTTAATAGGGAAGATAGCAGAAGTTGAATTACTGATAAGTTCATCATTTGTTCTCAACAGATACCTCGAGACATTCTATTAGAGATACTGGGACCTTCTAAGGTTTACAAACAAGTTATTGAGGAAGTTATCAACTCTACTGTTGCTGCATATGTGGAAAAGGTAAAGATATAATTGGCCTTTTCATATTCTGATTTTGAGCTGGGATTTTTGTAATCTTCATTAATCCGAATCCATTTGCATGTTTTGCCCTGTTCTAAATGATGGATTAACTCAAGGCTggaaattgttttaacataCAGAGTGGAACCTCCTGCAATCTACAGTGAatagtgaaaatgtttttaCTTCATGgttgatattttttaatttctacacatagatataaatataaatggatACATAAGAAATAGGAGAAGACCTTATAAAGAACATGGTCAGAATTCATAATAGTCTTGTCCAAATGTTCAGATTGACTATCTTGATCCATAGTAGAGTTCAATCTCAACATTGGAGGTAGTATAAAAGATTTCAAAGCAATAAAAAAACCTTTCCTTTTTTCTATTGTGATTTATTGATTATTATAAGACTTTTtagattttcatataaaaattggAAGAGAGACCGAAAATGACATCATATATCAATGCAACTACTATACTAACTGAGTAGAGTCATGACTGAAATATAATGAAATAGAACCTCGTTGACTTTTCTGATATTCTTCCTATTATAAAATAACTAGAGTTGAATTCATTTTCTTAGCCTTGGAAATATTCTTACTAGGACATGTTtgagaatgattttaaaattgataaaatcacCTTTTCATGTTTAAAATCACCTTGAAACACATCTTTcatcactcaaaattaatttaatatttaactttatgcttttaaattcaattttcatgtCATCATGATTGGTTTTGATTGATTCAAAGCATGTATGATTAAAAATGTCATAGTGATTATAATCATTTTAGAATCATTCCCAAACATCCCATAAAATGATAGTGTGATACTGTTGCTACAAATTGATTAGAAAGAACATTTCACCATGTTGGGGCATTCCATATCTTAATGTTTTTCTCTAATCTCCTTTGCTTTCCTGGAAAATTTCACCTTTGTAGCAGGAAGCTCTAAAAGTGGGTAAGGACTTGAGAATAGAGCAAAGCTATGAGGATCTTGAAGATCAATTTGAACCAGATGAAAAATTCTTTTTTGATGCCATTATTCAGCTCAAGGAATCAAACTGAACTGTTGAACTATCTCTAACGTACATTCACTCAAATTTAGTGCAATTTTGTGAGGAATCTCCAAATTAGGCTGTGCATTATTTGTTTGCTTTGGCTGAGGGCTATCACCGATTCAACCGGAATTTATAGAATGCTCGAGCTTTTaactaagtatttttttttaaaataccattttggttcatatattctaaattttgttttattttagtctttgtacTTAAATTTAGTGCAATTTTGTGAGGAATCTCCAAATAAGGCTGTGCATTATTTGTTTGCTTTGGCTGAGGGCTATCACCGATTCAACCGGAATTTATAGAATGCTCAAGCTTTtaactaag
Proteins encoded:
- the LOC120068505 gene encoding trigger factor isoform X2 is translated as MQIAATNFFLTTNPKVIYHKQTADYFTPKVTCINVSFPSQMGYGSRKFSLSKNNRYLPAACAVLSEDVSVSSSQFEDFSVTNATNTTENKELKIRVEVSGAKTRAIFNNVFDKMVAEAQPIPGFRRVKGGKTPNIPRDILLEILGPSKVYKQVIEEVINSTVAAYVEKEALKVGKDLRIEQSYEDLEDQFEPDEKFFFDAIIQLKESN
- the LOC120068505 gene encoding trigger factor isoform X4, whose product is MGYGSRKFSLSKNNRYLPAACAVLSEDVSVSSSQFEDFSVTNATNTTENKELKIRVEVSGAKTRAIFNNVFDKMVAEAQPIPGFRRVKGGKTPNIPRDILLEILGPSKVYKQVIEEVINSTVAAYVEKQEALKVGKDLRIEQSYEDLEDQFEPDEKFFFDAIIQLKESN
- the LOC120068505 gene encoding trigger factor isoform X1; translated protein: MQIAATNFFLTTNPKVIYHKQTADYFTPKVTCINVSFPSQMGYGSRKFSLSKNNRYLPAACAVLSEDVSVSSSQFEDFSVTNATNTTENKELKIRVEVSGAKTRAIFNNVFDKMVAEAQPIPGFRRVKGGKTPNIPRDILLEILGPSKVYKQVIEEVINSTVAAYVEKQEALKVGKDLRIEQSYEDLEDQFEPDEKFFFDAIIQLKESN
- the LOC120068505 gene encoding trigger factor isoform X3, coding for MDFKCYEMVIYHKQTADYFTPKVTCINVSFPSQMGYGSRKFSLSKNNRYLPAACAVLSEDVSVSSSQFEDFSVTNATNTTENKELKIRVEVSGAKTRAIFNNVFDKMVAEAQPIPGFRRVKGGKTPNIPRDILLEILGPSKVYKQVIEEVINSTVAAYVEKQEALKVGKDLRIEQSYEDLEDQFEPDEKFFFDAIIQLKESN